In Streptomyces dangxiongensis, one DNA window encodes the following:
- a CDS encoding alpha/beta fold hydrolase: MGNAVLVHGAWSDGSIWQEVIGHLHEQGHQALAVQLPMTSLADDIAWTRRHIDALEGPVTLVGHSYGGTVISGAALEHPKVNSLVFVAGYVPGEGETIGMLSDKGAEMPGRVALRFAADGWSDVDPELFGDALAHDLPPRLARSLAAMQKPTHGACLAAPASAGAWHDLPCGYVLSAHDRILDPQLQRWFATRAGAVVTELPSSHLSPLSHPEGVAAAISAMLRPEEDSAS; this comes from the coding sequence ATGGGAAACGCAGTGCTGGTCCACGGTGCTTGGAGTGACGGCTCGATCTGGCAGGAGGTCATAGGCCACCTGCACGAACAGGGCCATCAAGCACTGGCCGTCCAGTTGCCGATGACCTCACTCGCGGACGACATCGCCTGGACCCGTCGGCACATCGACGCGCTGGAAGGACCGGTCACCCTCGTCGGACACTCCTACGGCGGCACCGTCATCTCCGGCGCGGCACTTGAGCATCCCAAGGTCAACTCCTTGGTCTTCGTGGCCGGCTACGTGCCTGGCGAGGGGGAGACCATCGGCATGCTGAGCGACAAGGGTGCCGAGATGCCAGGCCGCGTGGCCTTGCGGTTCGCTGCGGACGGCTGGTCGGACGTGGACCCGGAACTGTTCGGTGACGCACTCGCCCACGACCTGCCGCCCCGCCTTGCCCGGAGCCTGGCCGCCATGCAGAAGCCGACCCATGGAGCCTGCCTGGCGGCCCCGGCCTCTGCGGGCGCCTGGCACGACCTCCCCTGCGGCTACGTGCTCAGCGCCCACGACCGGATCCTCGATCCGCAACTGCAGCGATGGTTCGCCACACGTGCCGGAGCCGTCGTCACCGAGCTCCCCAGCAGCCACCTCTCGCCACTGTCGCATCCCGAGGGAGTGGCCGCGGCAATCTCGGCGATGCTTCGGCCCGAAGAGG
- a CDS encoding IS3 family transposase produces the protein MKSIPSTRGRYGVRRIHAELRGFGHTVNRERVERLMRINRLEGRHLRRRKRSTVPDRLAPRAPDLVQRDFRAEELNEKWCGDITYVRVPNE, from the coding sequence GTGAAATCCATACCGAGCACAAGGGGCCGCTACGGAGTCCGGCGCATCCATGCCGAGCTGCGGGGCTTCGGGCACACGGTCAATCGCGAGCGGGTCGAGCGTCTGATGCGCATCAACCGGCTCGAGGGCCGCCACCTGCGGCGCCGCAAGCGCAGCACGGTCCCCGATCGGCTCGCGCCACGCGCCCCGGACCTCGTCCAACGCGACTTCCGTGCCGAGGAGTTGAATGAGAAGTGGTGCGGCGACATCACATACGTGCGGGTCCCGAACGAGTGA
- a CDS encoding MFS transporter has translation MRKWGPLIAVCLGACILLVDVTIVNVALPSMARDLGASFASLQWVIDAYALALAALLLAAGAFADRYGHRRAYVGGLALFAVASLVCGVAPDAGVLIAARAVQGIGGAAMFATAPALLLASYQGRDRGTAFGLWGATNGAAAAAGPLLGGVLTQRISWPVIFWINLPVAVVAIVLSRRFMAADRPVAVGRKNRIDLPGAATFSVAAGALVHGLIRGSDDGWGSPGTLVSYAVAALALVAFVVVEHRTAHRGETPMLDLALLRNASFAGLLTGALLLQASAFGCLALLSLWLQSLAGLAPIGAGLALTPLAAASFLVSAVTGRHIQRLSPRLPIGLGLLLAAAGMLLLRAGMSEGASATSLTWGLVVTGLGVGLATPVLVSAATSAVPRQRAGMAGGAINTARQLGMTLAIAVLGAVFASNAATTLTDGELPHAADAADALASGQANEVIASAPAGHREAAADLAHQAFAAGLDRVFLLSALAAAVGAVAVLLLVRTAPGSGRTSEAAGKVSTPART, from the coding sequence ATGCGTAAGTGGGGACCGCTCATAGCGGTCTGTCTCGGCGCGTGCATCCTGCTGGTGGACGTCACCATCGTGAACGTGGCGCTGCCCAGCATGGCCCGTGACCTCGGCGCGTCCTTCGCGTCGCTGCAGTGGGTCATCGACGCCTACGCGCTGGCTCTGGCGGCGCTGCTGCTCGCTGCCGGCGCTTTCGCCGACCGCTATGGGCACCGGCGAGCCTATGTGGGCGGGCTCGCACTCTTCGCCGTGGCCTCGCTCGTGTGCGGCGTCGCTCCCGATGCCGGCGTGCTCATCGCAGCCCGGGCTGTGCAGGGCATCGGCGGAGCCGCCATGTTCGCCACCGCTCCCGCTCTGCTGCTCGCCTCCTACCAGGGGCGGGACCGCGGTACGGCCTTCGGGCTGTGGGGTGCGACCAACGGGGCCGCAGCGGCGGCGGGTCCGCTGCTGGGCGGCGTCCTGACACAGCGCATCAGCTGGCCCGTGATCTTCTGGATCAACCTGCCCGTCGCGGTCGTAGCCATCGTTCTGTCCCGGCGCTTCATGGCTGCCGACCGGCCGGTCGCGGTCGGCCGGAAGAACCGCATCGACCTCCCCGGGGCCGCGACCTTCAGCGTGGCCGCCGGCGCCCTCGTTCACGGACTCATCCGCGGGTCCGACGACGGCTGGGGCTCGCCTGGCACCCTTGTCTCCTACGCTGTCGCCGCGCTCGCCCTCGTGGCCTTCGTGGTGGTGGAACACCGCACGGCCCACCGCGGCGAAACCCCGATGCTGGACCTGGCGCTGCTGCGCAACGCCTCCTTCGCCGGGCTGTTGACCGGCGCGCTTCTCCTGCAGGCCAGCGCCTTCGGCTGCCTAGCGCTCCTGTCGCTGTGGCTGCAGTCCCTGGCCGGACTCGCTCCCATCGGGGCGGGACTCGCTCTGACCCCGCTCGCGGCCGCGTCGTTCCTCGTCTCGGCTGTGACCGGCCGGCACATCCAGCGGCTCTCCCCGCGCCTGCCCATCGGGCTGGGTCTGCTGCTGGCGGCGGCGGGCATGCTCCTGCTGCGCGCCGGTATGTCGGAGGGCGCGAGCGCGACGTCGCTCACCTGGGGGCTGGTCGTCACCGGTCTCGGGGTGGGCCTGGCCACGCCCGTCCTTGTCTCCGCCGCCACCTCCGCCGTGCCGCGGCAGCGCGCCGGCATGGCGGGCGGAGCCATCAACACGGCGCGCCAACTGGGCATGACCCTGGCCATCGCGGTCCTCGGCGCCGTCTTCGCGAGCAATGCCGCCACCACGCTGACAGACGGCGAGCTGCCGCACGCCGCCGACGCCGCCGACGCCCTGGCCTCGGGCCAGGCGAACGAGGTGATCGCCTCCGCACCGGCCGGGCACCGCGAGGCGGCGGCGGACCTCGCCCACCAGGCTTTCGCCGCTGGTCTTGACCGCGTCTTCCTCCTCTCGGCCCTGGCCGCGGCCGTCGGCGCCGTGGCCGTACTGCTCCTGGTCCGTACGGCACCCGGCTCCGGCCGTACCTCCGAGGCCGCAGGCAAGGTATCCACCCCTGCGCGGACGTGA
- a CDS encoding Lrp/AsnC family transcriptional regulator, giving the protein MKTYLDSPDRVGHYLTDEDLALAHALQLNGRASFTEIAAVLGVSDQTAARRFTRLRTTGKLRVLGLTDPFRLGDLSWFVRVRCTPDASASIGSALARRTDTTWVNLTSGGTETMAVVRARGPGLEEPFLVQKLPRTPRVVDVSAHCVLHVFFGQDLGFINKSGPLTDAQVAALTPRPTDGGWTAGSEPVVLDDRDRLLLDLLARDGRAPVGELAAATKLSESTVRRRINDLRAEGVLYFDVDYHPDVLHRKLRIALWLEIDPARLAEAGEALAAHPEVSFAAAVTGATNLYASIQVESAQLLYRYLTQTVSGLPGLRHTVTTPIHRTLKGPGPYPLPPEL; this is encoded by the coding sequence GTGAAGACGTATCTCGACAGTCCCGACCGTGTGGGGCACTACCTCACCGATGAAGACCTGGCCCTGGCACACGCCCTCCAGCTCAACGGCCGCGCCTCCTTCACCGAGATCGCGGCCGTGCTCGGCGTCTCCGACCAGACCGCGGCTCGCCGCTTTACCCGCCTGCGCACCACCGGGAAACTGCGCGTGCTGGGTCTGACCGACCCGTTCCGGCTGGGGGACCTGTCATGGTTCGTGCGCGTGCGGTGCACTCCGGACGCATCCGCCTCCATCGGCTCGGCACTGGCCCGGCGCACGGACACCACCTGGGTCAACCTCACCTCGGGGGGAACGGAGACGATGGCCGTGGTTCGCGCCCGCGGCCCCGGCCTGGAGGAGCCCTTCCTGGTGCAGAAGCTGCCCCGCACCCCCCGGGTGGTCGACGTCTCCGCGCACTGCGTCCTGCATGTGTTCTTCGGCCAGGACCTCGGCTTCATCAACAAGAGCGGACCGCTGACCGACGCGCAGGTCGCCGCGCTGACCCCGCGGCCAACGGACGGCGGGTGGACAGCCGGCTCGGAACCCGTCGTGCTGGACGACCGCGACCGACTGCTGCTCGACCTGCTGGCCCGCGACGGAAGGGCCCCGGTGGGTGAACTGGCCGCGGCCACCAAGCTGTCCGAGTCCACAGTGCGCCGCCGCATCAACGATCTACGCGCCGAAGGCGTGCTGTACTTCGACGTGGACTACCACCCCGACGTCCTGCACCGAAAGCTCAGGATCGCGCTCTGGCTGGAGATCGACCCCGCGCGGCTGGCCGAGGCAGGCGAGGCCCTGGCGGCGCATCCCGAGGTGTCCTTCGCCGCGGCGGTGACCGGCGCGACGAACCTGTACGCGAGCATCCAGGTGGAGTCGGCGCAACTCTTGTACCGCTACCTGACCCAGACTGTGTCCGGACTGCCCGGACTGCGGCACACAGTGACCACGCCCATCCACCGAACCCTCAAGGGCCCGGGCCCATACCCGCTGCCACCGGAACTATGA